The DNA segment CGCCGCGGAGCTCACCGCGCGGCTCGTGGACTTCCCCTCCGAGAGCGGCACGGAGAAGCCCCTCGCGGACGCGATCGAGGCCGCCCTGCGCGCCCTGCCGCACCTGACGGTGGAGCGCTACGGCAACAACGTGATCGCTCGGACCGGCCTCGGCCGCGCCGAGCGCGTGATCCTGGCCGGCCACATCGACACCGTCCCGATCGCCGGCAACGTCCCCTCCCGTCTCGACGAGGACGGCGTGCTGTGGGGCTGCGGCACCTGCGACATGAAGTCCGGCGTGGCCGTGCAGCTGCGTATCGCGGCGACGGTCCCGGCCCCCAACCGGGACCTGACCTTCGTCTTCTACGACCAGGAGGAGGTGGCCGCCGACCTCAACGGCCTCAAGCACGTGGCCGAGGCCCACCCGGACTGGCTGGCAGGCGACTTCGCGGTCCTGCTGGAGCCCTCCGACGGCGAGGTCGAGGGCGGCTGCCAGGGCACCCTGCGGGTGCTGCTGAAGACCAAGGGCGAGCGCGCCCACTCGGCACGCGGCTGGATGGGCTCCAACGCCGTCCACGCCGCCGCCCCCATCCTGGCCCGCCTGGCCGCCTACAAGCCCCGGTGGCCTGTCATCGACGGCCTGGAGTACCGCGAGGGCCTGAACGCGGTGGGCATCAGCGGGGGAGTGGCCGGCAACGTCATCCCCGACGAGTGCGTGGTCACGGTCAACTTCCGCTACGCCCCCGACCGCACCGAGGAGGAGGCCGTCGCGCACGTCCGCGAGGTCTTCGCCGACTGCGGGGTGGAGGAGTTCGTGATCGACGACCACAGCGCCGGCGCGCTGCCCGGCCTGTCCCACCCGGCCGCGGCGGCCTTCATCGAGGCGGTCGGCGGCACCCCGAAGCCCAAGTACGGCTGGACCGACGTCTCGCGCTTCTCCGCGCTCGGCATCCCCGCCGTCAACTACGGCCCCGGCAACCCGCACCTGGCCCACAAGCGGGACGAGCGCGTGGAGACCGCGAAGATCCTGGCCGGCGAGGAGCGGCTGCGGAACTGGCTCACGGCGTAGTCCGGTGCGTGGCGCCGCGCCCCGGACATGCGTACTTCCCCCCTCTGTAACCCTCGCGGATCTAGTCTGAGATCGAACTACCGGCAAGCGGAGGGAGCGCACATGGCTACCGGAAACCCCGAGGGGAAGAAGCAGCCGCCGGACGAGCAGCGGCTCGGACCGGTCCTCCGGCGGCGCGGCCAGGTCACGTCCAGTACGACCGACCAGCGGCTGCTGGACGAGCGCGCCCCCTCGGACTGGGTGCACACCGACCCCTGGCGGGTCCTGCGCATCCAGTCGGAGTTCATCGAGGGCTTCGGCACGCTCGCCGAACTGCCACCCGCGATCAGTGTGTTCGGCTCGGCGCGTACGCCGGTGGGCTCACCGGAGTACGACGTGGGGGTGCGGCTGGGCCGGGCGCTGGTCGAGGCCGGCTGGGCGGTGATCACCGGCGGCGGTCCGGGCGCCATGGAGGCGGCCAACAAGGGCGCGCTGGAGGCGGGCGGCATCTCGGTCGGCCTCGGCATCGAGCTGCCCTTCGAGCAGGGGCTCAACCCGTACGTCGACATCGGGCTGAACTTCCGCTACTTCTTCGTCCGCAAGATGATGTTCGTGAAGTACGCGCAGGGGTTCGTCGTGCTGCCCGGCGGGCTCGGCACCCTGGACGAGCTCTTCGAGGCCCTCACCCTGGTCCAGACCCAGAAGGTCACCCGCTTCCCGATCGTCCTCTTCGGCAGCGAGTACTGGGGCGGCCTGGTGGACTGGCTCAGGAACACCCTGATCGCCCAGGGCAAGGCCTCCGAGAAGGACCTGCTGCTGTTCCACCTCACGGACGACGTGGACGAGGCGGTGGCCCTGGTCTCCAAGGAGACGGCCCGCTGAAGCCGGGACTCCCGCTTCTCGGCCGACCGAGACGGCCGGGTCCGGGTGGGCGAACGGGGGGCCAGGGGGCGGAGCCCCCTGGCGGGCCCACTCAGGCCAGGCCGCGCCTGGCGACCGCGGGGGCCCGGTGCCCGGCGATGGCGGCCACCATGTCGAGAACCTGCCGCGTCTCGGCCACCTCGTGGACCCGGTACACCTGAGCCCCCAGCCACGCGGACACGGCCGTCGTCGCCAACGTCCCGACCAGCCGCTCCTTGACCGGCCGGTCCAACGTCTCGCCCACGAAGTCCTTGTTGGACAGGGACACCAGCACCGGCCACCCCGTGGCGACCATCTCGTCCAGCCGACGCGTCGCCTCGAGACTGTGCCGCGTGTTCTTCCCGAAGTCGTGACCGGGATCGATCAGCACCGACTCGCGCGGCACCCCGAGCGACACCGCGCGCTCGGCCAGCCCCACGGTCACCTCCAGGATGTCGGTCATGACGTCGCCGTACACCGTCCGGTGCGGCCGGGTCCGCGGCTCGACACCGCCCGCGTGGGTGCACACCAGCCCCACCCCGTACCGCGCGGCGACTTCCGCGAGGCCCGGGTCGACCCCGCCCCAGGCGTCGTTCAGCAGATCGGCGCCCGCCTCGCACACGGCCTCGCCGACCTCGGCCCGCCAGGTGTCCACGCTGATGATCACATCGGGGAACCGCCGCCGTACCTCCGCGACGAACCCGACCGTCCGCCGCGCCTCCTCCTCGGCGGTGACCTCTTCGCCGGGACCGGCCTTGACTCCGCCGATGTCGATGATCGCGGCACCCTCGGCCACCGCCTGCTCCACGCGCGCGAGGGCGGGCTCGTCACGGAACGTCGCCCCCTGGTCGTAGAAGGAGTCCGGGGTCCGGTTCACGATCGCCATGATCACCGGCTCGTGCGGCCCGAATTCCCGCTTGCCCAGCCTGAGCATCCGCTGTGACCTCTCCTCGTTCGTCCGGCAGTACGGCCGCCTGTGACCCTAACCGTCAGACTCGCATGGCACGATCGGACCCAGACACATTGGGCGCCCGGCGCAAGGTCCGGGCACATCGAGCGTGGGGACCTCTCGCGATGGTGATGTTCTTGTTCCTTGTCGTCGCACTGGCCGTCGTGGTCGCCGCGGTGACGCTCGCCGTGGTGGGCGGCGGGGAGAGCGCCCCGCTCCCGGAGGCCGCACCGCAGCGGCTTCGAGACCCGCTGCCCGCGGACCGCCCGGTGCACAGCGCCGACGTGGAGACACTGCGCTTCCCGCTCGCCCCGCGCGGCTACCGCATGTCCGACGTCGACGACGCGCTCGGCCGCCTCGCCGCCGAACTGGCCGAGCGCGACGCCCGTATCGCCGATCTCGAGTCCGCGCTGGCCGGCGCCCGGGACACCACGCGCACCCGCCTGGACAAGCCCGAGCGGGAGGACCGGCCGTGACCTCCGCGATCGCCCTCGCCGGGCCCGACGGCCTGCCGCGCTGCCCGTGGGCCCTGTCCACCGAGGACTACGTGGCCTACCACGACGAGGAGTGGGGCCGTCCCGTCCACGGCGACGACGCCCTCTTCGAGCGCCTGAGCCTCGAGGCCTTCCAGTCCGGCCTGTCCTGGATCACCATCCTGCGCCGTCGGCCGGGCTTCCGCGACGCCTTCGCCGGCTTCCGGATCGAGAAGGTCGCCGCGTTCACCGAGGAGGACCGCGAGCGCCTCCTGGAGGACGCGGGCATCATCCGCAACCGCGCCAAGATCGACGCGACCCTCGCCAACGCGCGCGTGCTCGCCGACTGGTCCGAGGGCGACCTGGACGCGCTGATCTGGTCCCACGCCCCCGATTCCGCCGCCCGTCCCGCCCCCAGGACGCTCGCCGACGTTCCCGCCGTCACGCCCGAGTCCACGGCCCTGTCGAAGGCCCTGAAGAAGAGCGGTCTGCGATTCGTCGGCCCGACGACGGCGTACGCCCTGATGCAGGCCTGCGGACTGGTCAACGACCACCTGGAGACCTGCGTGAGCCGGAACGGCCACACGGGGGCCTGAGGCGGCCGTGGCGGGGCCCTGCAAGGGGGCGCCGGCAACGGGGGGCCGGTGAGGTCCGTCGCCGCCCCCTGCCGACCCGCGTCCTGCCCCGCCCTGGGCCCTCCTCGGGCCCGCCCGCGCCCTCCCGCACCTCTTCTGGCCTAGCGGCCCAGATACTTCGGCTTCTCCTTGTTCACGAACGCCTGCACCGCGATCGCGTGGTCCTCGGACTGCCCCGCGCGAGCCTGGAGTTCGTCCTCCTTCTCCAGGGTCTCGGTGAAGGAGTGCGTCAGGCCGTAGGCCACCGACTCCTTGATCGCCGCGTACGACACCGTCGGGCCCTCGGCCAGCTTCCGCGCCAGCTTCTCCGCCTCGGCGCGCAGCTCGGCGGCCGGCACCACCCGGTTGGCGATGCCCAGCTCCAGCGCCTCCTGGGCGCTGATGCTGCGCGGGAAGAGGAGCAGGTCGGTGGCGCGGCTCGGGCCGACCACGCGCGGCAGCGTCCAGGAGATGCCCGAGTCGGCGGTCAGCGCGACCCCCGCGAAGGAGGTGTTGAAGGACGCCGTGTCGGCCACGATCCGGTAGTCGGCGGTGAGAGCGAAACCGAAGCCCGCCCCGGCCGCGACCCCGTTCACCGCCGCGACCACCGGCTTCGGCGCCCCCGCCAGCGCCGTGGCGATGGGGTTGTAGTGCTCCTTGACCGTGCTCATCGTGTTCCCGGAGCCGGTCTCCCGGTCGGCGGCGAGCAGCCCGATGTGCTCCTTGAGGTCCTGCCCCACGCAGAACGCGCGGTCTCCGGCGGCGGTCAGCAGGATCGCCCGTACGGCCTCGTCCGAGGCCGCGGACAGAACCGCCTCCCGGAGGGCGACCTTCGTCTCGACGTTCAGGGCGTTCATCGCCTCGGGGCGGTTCAGCGTGATCGTCGCGAGCCCGTCGCTCACCTCGTAGAGCACGGTGTCGGCCATGGAAACCCCTCCGGTGTCGTCACACTGGCGACGTACCGTCCGGTACGCCGCTGTCCGGGGAACAGCATGGCGGAGATCCCCGCGCGAGGGCCCGACGTGTGACCTGCGTCAAAGAAATCAGGAGCGAAGTCGGTCGGCAGGCCTCCGTGTGGCGGTGCAGTATCGCAGTCACATCCCCGAATTGGGTGGTTTTGCTCGCGCGCGTTGCCCAAGCGATGCCGACTGATGTTGGTCATCGGGTGCCGGGATGCGGGATAATGGCTTGGAAGCAATGTGTTCGATGCCGGTGTCGCGTGCCTTTTCCATGGACCGCGGGTGCCCTCCAAGGGGCAGTCGGCTGACGATGAGCCTGGTTTCAGGAAGGGGTACGAGCATGGCGGCCATGAAGCCGCGGACGGGCGATGGCCCGCTCGAGGTGACCAAGGAGGGGCGGGGCATCGTCATGCGCGTTCCGCTCGAAGGCGGCGGTCGACTCGTCGTCGAGCTGACCCCCGATGAGGCCGAGGCGCTCGGCGACGCCCTCAAGAAGGTTGTCGGCTGACGCGCCAGCAATCCTTTCCTTCCGGCTGCCCCGGCATCGTCAACGGTGCCGGGGCAGCCGCGTTCCCGGGCCCCGGACCGTGCCCCGGGTTCCCGTGCGGTCCCGGCCGGGGCGAACGCGTCAGCGCTTGACGGCGCACAGCAGGCCGTCGCCCACCGGCAGCAGCGACGTCAGCAGTTCCTCGCTCTCGCGCACCGTGCGCAGCAGCTCCCGCAGCCGCACCACCTCGGTGGGCTGCGGTCCCGAGTCGACCGTGCGGCCGTTCGCGAAGACGCCCTCGAAGGCCACCAGGCCACCCGGACGCAGCAGGCGCAACGATTCGGCGAGATAGTCCGAGTACTCCAGCCGGTCCCCGTCGCAGAAGACGAGGTCGTAGCCGGCGTCCGCGAGCCGGGGCAGCACGTCCAGGGCGCGGCCCGGGATGAAACGGGCCCGGTTGCTGGCGAAGCCGCTGGCGCGCAGGGCCTGCCGGGCGAACTGCTGGTGCTCCGGCTCCGGGTCGACCGTGGTCAGCACCCCGTCCGGGCGCATGCCGTGCAGCAGGTGGATCCCGGACACCCCGCACCCGGTGCCGATCTCCGCGACCGCCTTCGCGTCCACGGAGGCGGCGAGCAGGCGGAGGGCGGCGCCCGTGCTGGGCGCCACCGAGCGCAGCCCCGCCTCGCGGGCCCGGTCGCGTGCCCACAGCAGTGCCTCGTCCTCGGCGACAAAGGCGTCGGCGAACGCCCAGCTTGTCTGCCGGTTGCCGGTAATGACCCTCTCCTGTCCCCGTGATTGCCTCGGCGTGACTGTATCCGTTGGCACCGGGAACCCGCAGATGGGACCGCGCGTTTAGAGAGATGAACCGGTGGGCCGGGACGTGACGGGGGGCAAGAGGTGGATCAGGGCGCCGAGCGCACGCTGACGCGGCCGGATGAGCCGTATCAGCCTGTATCAAATTCTCGTAAAACCGCTTATCCGGAGCTAACGGGCGAGGTGGCTATGGTAGGGGCTCCACTGGACACCACCAGAGCCGACAGGGGAGGTGCGGCTGCGCCCGGGGATCGGGGAGGAGTGCTGCGGCGCTTTCTCGGGTCGGCGGGCAAGCCGAAATCCGTGACCAACACCGCTGCTGACCGCCACTCCGCCGGCTTCGCCGCCGGCGCCTCGACCGCGACCGCGACGTTCGCCACCGACGCGGACGGGCAGGCATGGACTCCGCCCTCGTGGGAGGAGATCGTCAGCACGCACAGCGCCCGGGTCTACCGGCTCGCCTACCGCCTCACGGGCAACCAGCACGACGCCGAGGACCTCACGCAAGAGGTGTTCGTCCGCGTCTTCCGCTCCTTGTCCACGTATTCGCCGGGCACCTTCGAGGGCTGGCTGCACCGCATCACCACCAACCTCTTCCTGGACATGGTCCGGCGCAAGCAGCGCATCCGCTTCGACGCCCTCGGCGACGACGCGGCCGAGCGCCTGCCCAGCCGCGAGCCCACCCCGCAGCAGGCCTTCAACGACGCCCACTTCGACGCGGACGTCCAGCAGGCCCTGGACACCCTCGCGCCCGAGTTCCGCGCCGCCGTCGTCCTGTGCGACATCGAGGGACTGTCGTACGAGGAGATCGCCGCGACCCTCGGCGTGAAGCTCGGCACCGTCCGCTCCCGTATCCACCGTGGCCGCTCCCAGCTCCGCAAGGCCCTCGCCCACCGTTCGCCCCAGGCGCGGCAGGCCGAGCGGCGTTCCTTCGTGGCCCGTGTCCCCGCTCTGGGGGGAGGGGGCGCGACCGCGTGAGTGGATCTCGGCCGAACCCTGCGGAGACGCACTTCGCAGAGCAGCACCTGGGAGACCGGCTCTCCGCCCTGGTGGACGGAGAACTCGGTCATGAGTCGCGCGAGCGCGTCCTGGCCCACCTGGTCACCTGTAACCGGTGCAAGGCGGAGGCGGACGCCCAGCGGCGGCTGAAGAACGTGTTCGCGGAGGCGGCCCCGCCCCCGCCCTCCGAGAGCTTCCTGGCCCGTCTCCAGGGCCTTCCCGGGGGAGGTGACCTCGACGGCGGCGGCACGCCCACGCCCGGGGGAGGCTTCCTCGGGCGCGGCGCCGAGGACGGACTCTTCGGCGTGAGCCACGACGAGCGCTTCGCGTTCGGCTACGTACCGGCCGCCGCCGTGCACGCGGTCGCCCCCGGGGAGCGCGGATTCCGCATCCATCCCGTCGGCCGCCCCGAAGCCGACCGCTCCGCCTCGCGCGGAATGCGCTTCGCGTTCGCCGCCGCCGGAGCGGTGTCGCTTGCCGCCGTCGCCCTCGGCGGCGTGACCACCGCCCTCCCCGGCGACCTCGGCGCGGAGGCCCGCGGCGGCTCCGGCACCGGCAGCAACGTGAGCCCCACCCGCTCCTCCGGCACCGGCACCGGCACGGCGGCTCCCGACGCCCAGCGGCGCCGTTCGGCGGGTCCGCTCCCGCAGGGCAGCAGCCTGCTCGGCCCGACGCCGGTGGCACCGACCTCCATGTCTGCGCCGCTGCTGCCCGGCATGCCGACCCCGATCTCCGGGCCGGTCCAGGACACCGCGCGCGACCTGACCGGGCCGGTGATGGCCGGTGCGGCCGTGGTCTCCCCGCTGATACGACCGATGGACGACGTCGCCCCGCTCACGCTGACCACCCGGTCCGCGGTTCCCCAGACGTCCACCCCCAGCCCGTCGGCGTACCCCCCTCCCGGCTCTGCCTCCGCCTCCGGCCCTTCCGCCACCGCATCACGCCGGGCACCCTGACCGGCCTCTGCGCCGCGCCTCCCGGACCTGGTTGAATCCTGCGTGTCCGTGCCCGTGGCGCTGAACCGGGTACGGGATCGACGTTCCGCGGCCGCGGCGCCACGCGCGCGGCCGCGGCCAGCCGTGGGGAGAGCATGAACGAGGGGAACCCGACGCACGTCCCGGCACGGGAGCAGGGGGAACGTGGGGAGCAGCGGGAGCACCGGGAGCATGAGGAGCGCCGGGAGCACCCGGAGTACCCGGAGCAAGGCCCGCTGGGCGGGAACGGCGAGCAGAGGCAGTCGGCGCCGACGAGGGACGCGCTGGTGAGCCCGGCGGGTCACGACGACGCGCCACGCGACGGCGACACGTCCGGCGGCAACGGCCCGGCAGGCGACCACGACGCTCCGGGCGACGGGGACTTCGAACTCGCCAAGCCGGCGCCGGTGGGTGCGGGACCGGTCGGCGCGGACTTCCCCGAGGCGGCCGAGGCGGCCCAGGACGGGTCCGAGGGTGCCGCGGAGCAGTTCCCCGAGCGGCTCAAGCCCCTGCACGACCCCGACCCCTACAGCACCCCGCCCTACGGCGAACCGGGCCCCTGGGCGCCCGCACCGCCGGTCCAGCACCCGTCGGCGACCCCGGCCCGGGGGACGGTCGTACCCGCACCCATGCCCGCCGCCCCGGCGGCCCCGGAACCGGCCCAGCCGCACGCGCACGCCCCGGCTCCCGCTCCCGCTCCCTCCGCCCCGCAGGCGCACGCCCCGGACCCCGCTCCCTCCGCCCCGCCGATGGCGCCTCTGCCCCCGTCCCCGTCCCCGCCCCCGTCCGACGAGCCCTGGCGGCAGCGGTACGACCCCTGGGCCGGTACCTCCGCCGCGCAGCAGGCCGGTGCCCAGGCGCCGTTGCAGCAGACCGGTGCCGCCGTGCTCACCGACCGGCAGCGCAAGCGCCGGGCGTGGCGGCTCCTGCTCGGCGGCTCCCTGGCGATCGCCCTCGTCGCGGGCGGCATCGGCGGTGTCGCCGGCGCCTGGCTGGAGCGCGAGGGCGTCGGGGACATCCACCTGCCGCAGGCCGCGGGGGTGCCCGCCGGGCGGGCACCCGACAGCGTGGCCGGGATCGCCGCGCGGGCCCTGCCCAGCGTCGTCACGCTGCACGTCAGCGGGAAGGACGAGGCGGGCACCGGCACCGGCTTCGTCCTCGACACGCGCGGGCACATCCTCACCAACAACCACGTCGTCGCGCCCGCCTCGTCCGGCGGCGAGATATCCGTGACGTTCAGCAGCGGCGACACCGCCAAGGCGAAGGTCGTCGGCCGGGACAGCGGGTACGACCTCGCCGTCGTCCAGGTCAGCGGCGTCAGCGGGCTCACCCCCATGCCGCTCGGCAACTCCGACGACGTGCGGGTCGGCGACCCCGTGGTCGCCATCGGCGCCCCCTTCGACCTGGCCAACACCGTCACCTCCGGCATCATCAGCGCCAAGGAACGGCCCATCACGGCCGGCGGCGAGAAGGGCGACGGCAGCGATGTCAGCTATGTCGACGCGCTGCAGACCGACGCCCCCATCAACCCGGGCAACTCAGGCGGCCCGCTCCTCGACACGCGTGGCCGGGTCATCGGCATCAACTCGGCCATACGCTCGGCCGACGGCGGCTCGGACTCCGGCGAGGGCCAGGCCGGCTCCATCGGCCTCGGCTTCGCCATCCCGGTCAACCAGGCCAGGCGCGTCGCCGAGGAACTGATCAACGAGGGGCGCGCGACCCACCCCGTGATCGGCGTGACCCTCGACATGGGCTACACCGGCGACGGCGCCCGCATCGGCACCAAGGGCGGCAACGGCGGCCCCGCCGTCGCCCGGGGCGGCCCCGGTGCCCGTGCCGGACTCGCGGCGGGCGACGTCATCACCGAGGTCGACGGCGAGCACGTCCACTCGGGCGAGGAACTGATCATCAAGATCCGCGCCCACCGGCCCGGCGACCGGCTGCGGCTGACCGTCGAACACGGCGGTGTCGAACGTGACGTCCCGCTCGCGCTGGGAGCGTCGGAGCAGAACTGACAGAAGTCTCACCTCGGGACGGTACCGGTCGGACAGGTACGCCGGGTACCGTTGACCGACCGAGGACATCGCAAGGAGCTTTCAGGTGTTCAATGACATAGGGCCGCTCGAGCTGGTGACGCTCATCGTCCTCGCCGTGCTCGTCTTCGGTCCGGACAAGCTCCCGAAGGTCATCCAGGACGTCACGCGCACGATCCGGAAGATCCGCGAGTTCTCGGAGAGCGCCAAGCAGGACATCCGCGACGAGCTGGGTCCCGAGTTCAAGGACTTCGAGTTCGAGGACCTCAACCCCAAGACCTACCTGCGCAAGCAGCTCGACGGCGACGCGCTGGGGCTCGGCGAGATCCGCAACGGCTTCGACCTGAAGAAGGAGATCGCCGAGGTCACCGACGCGGTCAACGGCCGCGCCGGCGCTGATTCCTCCGACTCCTCCGCCGCCTCTTCGGCCGTCGGCCGTGTCGACATGACCAAGCGGCCCGAAGTGCCCGCCAAGGACGACCGCCCGCTCTTCGACGCCGACGCCACCTGACGCTCCGACCGCGCGGCCGACCGCGCGGGCCCCGGCCGGTCCCGAAACACCGCGACACACCGGGACACACCCGGGCACTCGGAAACACGCGGAGACTCACCCGGACTCGCCGGGACACGCGGGGAACACCTCGTACGTGACGCGTTTCATAGCCCGCACCTGCCGTACGAGCCTCTGACGGGCCGTCCGGACGACCCACGCGCCGATCGGTTTCCCTGCTGCTCTCAGCAGTGTGGATATGCTGCCGAGTTGTTGTGCGGACCGGCGGAGTACGCCCGAGGGGGGCGGGCAGCCCCGGTCCGACGAGAGCGAGGAGGCGTCCGGGCAGATGGAGACGACGAGTCGGGTGGGCGCGAACGCGCCGGCCGCGTCGGGCGGACAGCAGTTCCCCGTCGCACGGCGCACGGTCGACGGCTACCTGCAGGCGCCCTTCCCGTGGTACGGCCTCGACGAGGCGTTCACGGGGCCGCGTTGGCTGATGCAGGTCGGCATGGCGGCTGATGGCGCGGTTGAACACGGATCGATGGGGCACGGGGACGAGCCCTCCGTCCGTAACGAGCATGTGGCCGCGTCCACGGACGAGCCGAGGGAGAAGTTCGCGGTCGTGGTGACCGTGCCCGCGAACCCGTCCCGGCGCAGCGCCGACGGCACGGGGCTGCTGGAGGCGACATCGGTGTCCTCGGCGGCCTGGCTGGCCGGTGTGGGGCTGCTGTCGTTCACCTGGCCGGGGCAGATGGACCACAGCCTGCGGGACGACTGGCTGGACCAGCAGACGGAGACCGCCTGGGCCCTGGCCGACGACCTCGAGGGACCGGAGTGGTCCAGGCTCTCCCTGCCGGTGGACGGGGTGGCCACGTCGTTCTACTACCGGGAGTCGGAGTTCGGCTGGGTGCTGGCCGGCGCCACCGAGGCCGGGGTGCATGTCGGGGCCTACGGCCGGGGCATGAGCGCGTACGGGCTCGGGTTCGCCGTCGTGAAGGACCTCGCCGCGTACGCCTAGCCGGCGAGGTCCTTCACGACGGCCGGCCGGGGGAATCCCCGGCCCGCCGCTTCGGCGGCGGACCCGTCGACGAGCGCAGGATCCGACTACGCGCGTTGGGCCCGCCGACGAGCGCAGGGCCCAACGGCGAAGGGGCGCCCACGATGTGGCGCCCCTTCGCTGTGAGCAGTGCTCAGAACTTGTTCTTCCGGTAAAATACCAGGTCAAGCCTCTTTCCCGGTATCCGGGGCCGTGCTCGGGCCGTCAGAGCGGGAAGACCCCCCGAAGAGAGCATCCACAGCGGACCTCGTTCGGCTGTCACTGCTGGGCATGAGGTGCGTGTACGTGCGCAGCGTGAAGGCCGGATCAGCGTGACCGAGGTACTCGCTGAGAGCCTTGATGCTCTCCCCGGCGTCGAGCAGCACCGATGCGTAGAAGTGCCTCAGCGCATGCATGCCGTTGCCCGGCCCAGGAGTGATTCCGCCGGCTAGAAGCGCCGGTCGCCAAAACTGCTTGTTGAACGGGTTTCGGTCGATTGCCATCCCCCCTGGAGACCGACAGATCACCGGCACAGAGACAGCCGAGCCGTCCAGCGTCCGCCAAGGCAGCTCGACCTCCGCAGGAGGGTTGCTGAGTCAGGTGTGCCGCCAACGAGGCAGCCACGGAATCCGGCAGCGGCACGTCCCTCACCTTGCCGCCCTTAGGTAGGGCGAAGACCCGACGTCCATGCAAGAGCTTCACCTGTCGCACGACGTGCAGAGTGCCGCTCCGGAAATCGACGTCATCTGCACCGAGCCCGAAGGCTTCCCCCTGACGAAGCCCACAACCGGCCGCGAGGTCCACAAGGACCCGGTAGCGGGCATCGAGCGCGCCCCGCACGGCACACACTTGCTCGAACGACCAGGGCACGACCTTTCTGGGATCAAGCCGCGGGGCCTTCACCGAGCGCGACCGGCAGGGGTTCTCGTGGATGATCCGGTCCTCCACAGCGGCGGTGAACACGGTCGAGACATGAGCGAAGATGGCACGGCGATAAGCGGAGGCCAGACCGTTCCCTTCCAGAGTCCGGAGCCAGGACCGCACATGTGACGGCGTGAACGACGCCATGGGCCGTCCGCCGATGTGCGGGAGGGGGCGCCGTTGCCGCCCGCGGGTCCGTAGTGGCGTGCGCGGGGTGCTCCCATCCCGTACACCATCGACCCAGGCAGAGCCGAGCAGACGCGGCCCATGGCGTCCAGGTCGTTCGTACAGTGGCGCGCTCCACCTGGACGCCATGAACCACGCCCGCTCCACGGTGTGTGGGTCGACGGCGTACGGGATGGGAGCTGGGGTGAGCGGTGGGTATGGGGAGGTGGTTAGCCACGCTGCTAAGCCGAAAGGACCTTCACATTCCTCTACTTGCCGCTGTGGTTCCCCTCTTGGGTACTTTTGCCGTACGGTGGATGTAAGCGCTGACCCGTAGCTCATGCTTCGGCTAGGCACTTTCCGCCCCCTGGTGTATCCAGGGGGCCTTAACTTTTTCGCACTACGATCCTCGGTGCAGGCCCGCCAGACATCCTGTTGGTCTCGCGTCTCATGGCATCACCGAGCTCAAGCCACATGTCTGCCGGGCAAACGGAAGAGACCGCGCGCGAAGGTGGCACGTAAGCTCTGAACGCCGCGTGGGCGGCGAGGTCGGCAAACTGGATGAAATAGGAATGATCCGAGCGTCGAGGAACCGGGTCATCGAGCAGCATCCACGCCGGAACGTTGATTGATCCAGTGCCATAGG comes from the Streptomyces sp. NBC_00820 genome and includes:
- the dapE gene encoding succinyl-diaminopimelate desuccinylase; its protein translation is MADTSLDLTLDAAELTARLVDFPSESGTEKPLADAIEAALRALPHLTVERYGNNVIARTGLGRAERVILAGHIDTVPIAGNVPSRLDEDGVLWGCGTCDMKSGVAVQLRIAATVPAPNRDLTFVFYDQEEVAADLNGLKHVAEAHPDWLAGDFAVLLEPSDGEVEGGCQGTLRVLLKTKGERAHSARGWMGSNAVHAAAPILARLAAYKPRWPVIDGLEYREGLNAVGISGGVAGNVIPDECVVTVNFRYAPDRTEEEAVAHVREVFADCGVEEFVIDDHSAGALPGLSHPAAAAFIEAVGGTPKPKYGWTDVSRFSALGIPAVNYGPGNPHLAHKRDERVETAKILAGEERLRNWLTA
- a CDS encoding TIGR00730 family Rossman fold protein, with translation MATGNPEGKKQPPDEQRLGPVLRRRGQVTSSTTDQRLLDERAPSDWVHTDPWRVLRIQSEFIEGFGTLAELPPAISVFGSARTPVGSPEYDVGVRLGRALVEAGWAVITGGGPGAMEAANKGALEAGGISVGLGIELPFEQGLNPYVDIGLNFRYFFVRKMMFVKYAQGFVVLPGGLGTLDELFEALTLVQTQKVTRFPIVLFGSEYWGGLVDWLRNTLIAQGKASEKDLLLFHLTDDVDEAVALVSKETAR
- the folP gene encoding dihydropteroate synthase; translated protein: MLRLGKREFGPHEPVIMAIVNRTPDSFYDQGATFRDEPALARVEQAVAEGAAIIDIGGVKAGPGEEVTAEEEARRTVGFVAEVRRRFPDVIISVDTWRAEVGEAVCEAGADLLNDAWGGVDPGLAEVAARYGVGLVCTHAGGVEPRTRPHRTVYGDVMTDILEVTVGLAERAVSLGVPRESVLIDPGHDFGKNTRHSLEATRRLDEMVATGWPVLVSLSNKDFVGETLDRPVKERLVGTLATTAVSAWLGAQVYRVHEVAETRQVLDMVAAIAGHRAPAVARRGLA
- a CDS encoding DivIVA domain-containing protein → MVMFLFLVVALAVVVAAVTLAVVGGGESAPLPEAAPQRLRDPLPADRPVHSADVETLRFPLAPRGYRMSDVDDALGRLAAELAERDARIADLESALAGARDTTRTRLDKPEREDRP
- a CDS encoding DNA-3-methyladenine glycosylase I; translated protein: MTSAIALAGPDGLPRCPWALSTEDYVAYHDEEWGRPVHGDDALFERLSLEAFQSGLSWITILRRRPGFRDAFAGFRIEKVAAFTEEDRERLLEDAGIIRNRAKIDATLANARVLADWSEGDLDALIWSHAPDSAARPAPRTLADVPAVTPESTALSKALKKSGLRFVGPTTAYALMQACGLVNDHLETCVSRNGHTGA
- a CDS encoding enoyl-CoA hydratase/isomerase family protein produces the protein MADTVLYEVSDGLATITLNRPEAMNALNVETKVALREAVLSAASDEAVRAILLTAAGDRAFCVGQDLKEHIGLLAADRETGSGNTMSTVKEHYNPIATALAGAPKPVVAAVNGVAAGAGFGFALTADYRIVADTASFNTSFAGVALTADSGISWTLPRVVGPSRATDLLLFPRSISAQEALELGIANRVVPAAELRAEAEKLARKLAEGPTVSYAAIKESVAYGLTHSFTETLEKEDELQARAGQSEDHAIAVQAFVNKEKPKYLGR
- a CDS encoding DUF3117 domain-containing protein; this translates as MAAMKPRTGDGPLEVTKEGRGIVMRVPLEGGGRLVVELTPDEAEALGDALKKVVG
- a CDS encoding O-methyltransferase, producing the protein MPTDTVTPRQSRGQERVITGNRQTSWAFADAFVAEDEALLWARDRAREAGLRSVAPSTGAALRLLAASVDAKAVAEIGTGCGVSGIHLLHGMRPDGVLTTVDPEPEHQQFARQALRASGFASNRARFIPGRALDVLPRLADAGYDLVFCDGDRLEYSDYLAESLRLLRPGGLVAFEGVFANGRTVDSGPQPTEVVRLRELLRTVRESEELLTSLLPVGDGLLCAVKR
- the sigE gene encoding RNA polymerase sigma factor SigE is translated as MLRRFLGSAGKPKSVTNTAADRHSAGFAAGASTATATFATDADGQAWTPPSWEEIVSTHSARVYRLAYRLTGNQHDAEDLTQEVFVRVFRSLSTYSPGTFEGWLHRITTNLFLDMVRRKQRIRFDALGDDAAERLPSREPTPQQAFNDAHFDADVQQALDTLAPEFRAAVVLCDIEGLSYEEIAATLGVKLGTVRSRIHRGRSQLRKALAHRSPQARQAERRSFVARVPALGGGGATA